The following is a genomic window from Candidatus Riesia pediculischaeffi.
ACCTTAACATTAATTTTAGGATATTCTTTAATCGCATTCTCTAAAAATAAAATCTTTCTAATATATTTTGGACTATCTTGCATTTCTGTAGGGAACGGATTGTTCAAATCTAATCCTTCCTCGTTACTCTCTTCTTGTTATGACAAAAAAGATGCTCGATTAGATGGAGCATTCACGATGTATTATATGTCAATTAACATTGGATCATTTTTATCGATGTTGACTACTCCAGTATTGGCAAAGATTTATGGATGGAACATAGCCTTCTCTTTAAGCGTATTTGGTCTTTTGGTTACTTTATTAGTGTTCTTATCCTTTAAAGGATTGATAAAGAATATAGGATCTTATCCAGATTTTCAAAGTATATCTTCAAAAACATATTTTTTTACGATTTCTGGAATTATTGTACTAATACTGATATCTAATTGGTTACTTTATAATTTAAAAGTTATCAAGATCGTTCTTATGATACTTTCGATGATCATCGTCATAAAGTTTATACAAGAAACGGTCTTAATGAAACGTTCAGATCGTTTAAAAATGTTAATTATATCTATTTTAACGATTGAAGCGTTGATTTTTTTCGTCTTATATGGACAGATGCCAATGTCTATAAACTTTTTTGCAGCACATAATGTAAAAAACACTATCTTTGGATTTCCGATAGAATCGGCGCAATATCAATCATTAAATCCTTTTTGGATTATTATTTTTAGTCCAATTTTGTCGAGAATATATGATAAAACAGGAAAATATTTAATGATCTCATACAAATTTGCGATTGGAATGATCTTTTGCTCAATATCTTTCCTCATTTTGCCAATAGGATCAATATTTTCTGAATGTGGAATTGTATCTCCTTTATGGTTGATATTCTCTTATGCTTCTCAAGGAATTGGAGAGCTCATGATTTCTGGGCTAGGATTATCCATGATTGCTCAATTTTCTCCGAGAAGACTGATGGGTTTTATAATGGGTATTTGGTTTTTAACCAATTCTGTTTCTTCTTTCATATCTGGATATATTTCCTCCTTGACAGCTTTTCCTGAAGGGATTGTGACTGATCCGATAGAATCGTTAAAAGTATACGATTCAGTTTTCACTAAAATAGGAATAATTAGCCTGATCATTTCGATTATTATGTTGTATACCGCTCCTTATTTAAATCGCATAATCTTATTAAAAACTCAAGATAAACAATGAAATATGACGTTTATTATTTTATCAACAAGATACTTTTTAATATTATTGAAATTGAATAAGATCAAAAATTTTTAGGGTAAAAATGTTGTGATATACACAATATCTCGCTGTGTAATCAACCAAATATCAATCAACCATCTGAAATAATTGCGATATCCCTCATTGAGGAAAGATATATACATCATATATATTTTTTATTTAAGGGATTAATAATGAACCATCATATTAAAGAAGTGAGCAATGTAGGAAATATTAAGTTTATTGATTAGATATAAAAGTTATTATGCAACTTATAATACAATTTTAAGTAATGTAGACGAGCATGATTAACATCTTATTCTTTTAAAGCATGATTTCGTTATTATGATGATTTTTATGATATGATTCTATTAATTTAACTGTTGAACCTACGGATAAATAAACGTTTTTATCGATCATTTATAAACTTACAACATAAAATAGATACTTTTATAAAATATATTTAACAACATTTCTTAAGGATCATACAAAAATCTTTTAATGCGACTGCATCCAACTTTATTAACATTTTTTAGAGTGATTCTAACTCCTTTTTTAATAGCATTTTTTTATCTCCCTTTCTACTGGTCTCATGTAACATGTGTAATAATATTTATATTCGCAGCAGTAACAGATCTATTCGATGGATTTTTAGCCAGATATTTTGAAAAAACTACAAAATTAGGTACCTTTTTAGATCCGGTTGCAGATAAAATCATGATAGTTAGTTCACTTATACTGATTACCGACTGGTATCATGTTTGGTGGATAACTTTACCATCTATCGTATCAATAGTTAGAGAGATCATCATTTCATCTCTTCGAGAATGGATAGCAGAAACTAAAGAGAGAAGATACGTGTCAGTCTCTTTGATAGGAAAATGGAAAACTTTTTTTCAGATGGTATCATTGATCGGAATGCTTTCAAAAGTGGATGGTACGATGTTATTTTTTTCAACGATACTTCTTTACTTTTCTGTTTTTTTAACATATTGGTCCATAGCTCAATATTTTCGATCTATTTGGAATTTTCTGAGATAGTAGTAAACTATCGTATGGCATCAAAACTACATCTTATACCAAAATGAGTATTTTATGTTACAATTCTTCTTTCATTACATAGACGGCGTATTGGCAGAATGGTATCATGCATCGGATTGCAAATCCGAACAACTCGGTTCGATTCCGGGATACGCCTTAACCAACTTCTCCTTATAAAAAATATTATATATCTGCCCAGATGGTGAAATTGGTATACACAAGGGACTTAAAATCCCTTGACCTACTTTGGTCGTGCGGGTTCGATCCCCGCTCTGGGTAATAAAAAGATGGACTTGTTATAAAATGAACATCTAAATTGAATAGATTCATTGGCGTTGGTTTAAATCGATTTTTATATTTTTATTGATACCTCTGTATCACGGAATCGATCGCTGTATATTTGTATCGAGGTTGCAATTATTAATTTACCTTTTAAATTCTCCTTGTTTTTTTTGATATTAATCGTTATGACAATGTTTTAAAAGATACAATTATCTCTGATTGAATCTATGTTTTTCCAAAAAATGATATATTTTCATCTGATTAAATAGCTTTCATAGAAGACATTATATGCGATTATATGGATTGTATCTATTTAAAAAAATACATTTTAAGATCTTTCAGATTCTTAGGACTTTCTTTTTTAAGAATACATTGCTTCCAGAAGATCCCGTCAAAACATTCAACTTGAATACCGAAGACCATTTCTTATATATATTACCTTACCATTCTACGATCAGCTTAAGCATTCTACAACATCAATGTAGTTTATCTAGATTATCAGATCCATTTAAATCAATTATAATCAACGGAAAAGAACTTCCTTCTTGTTTATTCATAAAAAACAAGGAGATTGATGATGATTCCTTTTGTTTAGATCGCGAGATCATTTCTATCATGCTCAAATCATATCTTCATCCCAGCATCATTCGTAGGAGACAAAAAATTCAAATATTATTTGTTTCGATCGTTTTTCACAAAATTTTTCATAAAAAAATTCGAGGGAACGGATTCTCTATGAAAACGATCATGGGAAGATTGTACGAAATTCTGTTTATAATCCTTTTTAAGAGAAGAAGTTGGACAAGGATATATTTGATCTCTTCCCTACAAGATCTATTTATAAAATCTTTAGAAGATCAAAAATCTGTTGAAAGAACGATTAAAGCAATGATGATGAAATATTTTAATGATGTATTTTTTACCGTTGGACCTAATAAATTTCTACACTATCATGAAATTTTTAGAAAAATGCGACTTGATCGTTCCATCACAAATTTGATCAAAAAAGAAGCAGAAAAAAAAATGGTTTCTGTAAAAAAAATTGAAAAATATATCATCTCTCTCATAAGAGAGATGATTAGCAATACGTCATCTAAAGCAATATATTTGACCGACATCATCTTAAAGTTTATCTTGGAAAAGATCTATAAAAATATTTACATTTATAACATAAACGATGTTTATAAAATTTCTAACACCAGAAATATACAGCTTATTTATGTACCATCTCATAAAAGTCATATGGACTACCTCGTTTTATCCTATATTCTTTACCAAAAGGGAATGATGGTTCCATACATCATTGCTGGAATAAACTTAAAATTTTGGCCAATAGGATTCTTGTTCAAAAAATTAGGTGCAGTATTTATTCATCGTTCTTTCAAAAAGAGCGAGATATATATCAGAGTATTTCAAAAATGTTTTGATCATTTAATGCTCTCTGGAAGATCTATTGAATACTTTATAGAGGGTGGAAGATCGAGAACTGGACTTCTGTTGTCTCCTAAAACTGGAATACTATCGACTATCATCAAATATATCTTAAAAAATCATTTAACCTGTCAAGAAATTGCAATTATTCCAGTTCATATAACCTATGATAAGATCATAGAATTGCCTGACTATATAAAAGAAGTGAAAAAAAGATCAATAAAAAAAGAAAGATTTTTGAATATTTTTCAAAAGGCTTTAAAGTTTTATCGGTTCAAATCACGGTTCAGCTATATCAATTTCGGAGATCCAATTTTGCTAAAAAATTCTTTACTTCGTAAAAATGATAAACCTGGTGTGATCCACCTAAAGAACGATTCTATTGTTCTCAACGAAGCTATTGAAGGGATGTCTATAGAAATCATGACTAGAATAAACGACTCCATTTCAGTGAATTCTGTAAATCTTTGCGCAATAGTTCTCTCATATATATCCAATACATCTGGAATAAAGGTTGAAACACTTACTTCGCAAGTGAAACTGTACCTTGATTTTCTTAGAAATGTTCCATACTCAAAAAGAGTGGTTGTACCAAAAAAAAATCCAAGAAAATTAGTGAAAGAATTCTTTATGATGCAAAAATTTCAAACTCTTATATCTCTGAAAGAGGATCACACGATCTTTTTGACAAAAGATATAGAGATGCTACAGTACTATAAGAACAACATTATACATCTTTTCATACTTCCATCGTTTATATCTAAAATTTTGCTGGTTTTTCAAAAGATAAAGATTGAAAAAATACATTATGAAGTCATATCGATTCTACCAATCATGAAAGATGAACTATTTTTAAATTATAAAATAGATAAAGTATCCCAATACGTGAATGACATAATCGAGGAGTTTGTTGTAAAGAAAATTATACTTATCAACTCTAAAAATCATGAGTTATGTCTAAACAAAAGAAAAACAGTATTTGTCAAATTATTTTCTCAGATAGCACAGGAGATATCTTATAAATATTTCATACTGTTGTTTTTTTTAAATTCAAAATCAAACTTCGATTTAAAACAAATAAAGCTATGGATCAGCATTTTTTTTTCTTATTCCTTTCGATCAGAAGACATAAAAAACATTATCCATATTTCTAACAGAAGATATTTTATTCAATTACTTAATATCTTATTTAAAAATGAATATTTGAAGAAAGAAGGAAACATAATATTGGTCTGTCAAAAGACCAAAAATCTATATCGAACTATATTTAACTTGATCCCAAGAGAAATTTATTCGGAGATGATGTATTTTAGATATTTTTTCTTTAAAAATTCGAAGTATCAAGAATAAATACATGTTGGAGATGAATTTTATGATTTTAACGATTGTAATCTATATAATTTAGTAGTATCCCCAAAAATAATATACATCCTACTAA
Proteins encoded in this region:
- a CDS encoding oligopeptide:H+ symporter, translated to MSLKDNICNFNLLKQPKPFYLIFSIELWERFSFYGLQGILTIYLTKILNMSEDAAFSLFSAFIALVYGFVAVGGWIGDKILGSKRVIILGTLTLILGYSLIAFSKNKIFLIYFGLSCISVGNGLFKSNPSSLLSSCYDKKDARLDGAFTMYYMSINIGSFLSMLTTPVLAKIYGWNIAFSLSVFGLLVTLLVFLSFKGLIKNIGSYPDFQSISSKTYFFTISGIIVLILISNWLLYNLKVIKIVLMILSMIIVIKFIQETVLMKRSDRLKMLIISILTIEALIFFVLYGQMPMSINFFAAHNVKNTIFGFPIESAQYQSLNPFWIIIFSPILSRIYDKTGKYLMISYKFAIGMIFCSISFLILPIGSIFSECGIVSPLWLIFSYASQGIGELMISGLGLSMIAQFSPRRLMGFIMGIWFLTNSVSSFISGYISSLTAFPEGIVTDPIESLKVYDSVFTKIGIISLIISIIMLYTAPYLNRIILLKTQDKQ
- the pgsA gene encoding CDP-diacylglycerol--glycerol-3-phosphate 3-phosphatidyltransferase — translated: MRLHPTLLTFFRVILTPFLIAFFYLPFYWSHVTCVIIFIFAAVTDLFDGFLARYFEKTTKLGTFLDPVADKIMIVSSLILITDWYHVWWITLPSIVSIVREIIISSLREWIAETKERRYVSVSLIGKWKTFFQMVSLIGMLSKVDGTMLFFSTILLYFSVFLTYWSIAQYFRSIWNFLR
- a CDS encoding 1-acyl-sn-glycerol-3-phosphate acyltransferase — translated: MRLYGLYLFKKIHFKIFQILRTFFFKNTLLPEDPVKTFNLNTEDHFLYILPYHSTISLSILQHQCSLSRLSDPFKSIIINGKELPSCLFIKNKEIDDDSFCLDREIISIMLKSYLHPSIIRRRQKIQILFVSIVFHKIFHKKIRGNGFSMKTIMGRLYEILFIILFKRRSWTRIYLISSLQDLFIKSLEDQKSVERTIKAMMMKYFNDVFFTVGPNKFLHYHEIFRKMRLDRSITNLIKKEAEKKMVSVKKIEKYIISLIREMISNTSSKAIYLTDIILKFILEKIYKNIYIYNINDVYKISNTRNIQLIYVPSHKSHMDYLVLSYILYQKGMMVPYIIAGINLKFWPIGFLFKKLGAVFIHRSFKKSEIYIRVFQKCFDHLMLSGRSIEYFIEGGRSRTGLLLSPKTGILSTIIKYILKNHLTCQEIAIIPVHITYDKIIELPDYIKEVKKRSIKKERFLNIFQKALKFYRFKSRFSYINFGDPILLKNSLLRKNDKPGVIHLKNDSIVLNEAIEGMSIEIMTRINDSISVNSVNLCAIVLSYISNTSGIKVETLTSQVKLYLDFLRNVPYSKRVVVPKKNPRKLVKEFFMMQKFQTLISLKEDHTIFLTKDIEMLQYYKNNIIHLFILPSFISKILLVFQKIKIEKIHYEVISILPIMKDELFLNYKIDKVSQYVNDIIEEFVVKKIILINSKNHELCLNKRKTVFVKLFSQIAQEISYKYFILLFFLNSKSNFDLKQIKLWISIFFSYSFRSEDIKNIIHISNRRYFIQLLNILFKNEYLKKEGNIILVCQKTKNLYRTIFNLIPREIYSEMMYFRYFFFKNSKYQE